A region from the Aquipuribacter nitratireducens genome encodes:
- a CDS encoding chemotaxis protein CheX, which translates to MSGAVALVDVVDAAVVTELTQAVWASFVDDEVELDEAFEVPSDADLADALVGRIAIEGPAAAVVQVVLPEAAARAAASRMLALDPDDVDEADVADATGEITNMVGGNLKAVLVGEHRLGLPAVTRGTSGPRAGTVLAPLWWGEHLLLVRVDALPGADATAVPHPRHP; encoded by the coding sequence GTGAGCGGCGCCGTCGCGCTCGTCGACGTCGTCGACGCCGCCGTCGTCACCGAGCTCACGCAGGCCGTGTGGGCGTCCTTCGTCGACGACGAGGTCGAGCTCGACGAGGCGTTCGAGGTGCCGTCGGACGCCGACCTGGCGGACGCCCTCGTCGGGCGGATCGCCATCGAGGGGCCCGCCGCCGCCGTCGTGCAGGTCGTGCTGCCGGAGGCCGCCGCCCGTGCCGCCGCCTCGCGCATGCTCGCCCTGGACCCCGACGACGTCGACGAGGCCGACGTCGCCGACGCCACGGGTGAGATCACGAACATGGTCGGCGGCAACCTCAAGGCCGTCCTCGTCGGCGAGCACCGGCTCGGCCTGCCCGCCGTCACGCGCGGCACGTCCGGCCCGCGCGCCGGCACCGTCCTCGCCCCCCTGTGGTGGGGCGAGCACCTCCTCCTCGTCCGCGTCGACGCCCTCCCCGGTGCCGACGCGACCGCCGTCCCCCACCCCCGTCACCCCTGA